The DNA region cgaagaagcggaagcggcgggagaaacaaccagagaagccggaaagagagaggcgcgcatcGTCGCGACCGCGAAGcgcaggtgtatgtacactcgcCGCATCGGGAAGCCGGGTAGCTGGAGCAGAGCAGGAACAACCTCGGAGAGGAGTCGTGAGGGCGCGGAAAAGTCGCGGTGCCTTGAAAAGCGCGAACCAGAATacgcggaggcagagaaaggagagcgcggagcagacagcgaggacggaaagACTTTGTTTCCTCCCGAGATTtgggtggagaggaagacagcccgctgggaacagagagaagaaagagagacccGCAAGTCGAAGGGCGGCGCAGGCGGGCGTAGATGTGGcacgaggagggaagagaggaagaagaacgcgagaagaagaagaaccgcGGGAAACACCAGGGCGTCTTTCTCCATGAGgtgaaagagggaaaacgttGCCATTaggctgtacatacacccgaaaTCAGCtgaaagacacacacacacacaataAGACACAACAGAACCTGTGAGGATGCGGGAATACAACGCGCGatacacagaagaaaacaagcATTTTTAATTGGGTTGGCACAGCACAGTAGATCTATCCACACGTAAATTCATGCATGTACACGTGTATTTGTACACATAGATAAATAGATGCTGAATCAAGTTTATGGTCAATTGTACATCGGGATGAGTAGACAAATGTCTCAGGAGAGGGTCCGCAAAACCAGCCGATAAACACACCAGCCGCTTGAGTATAGAACAATGCTGCTCTGTATCGACTTACGACACGCACCCCTCCCAGTAGACACACAGCTTTATACATGTGTATCTACCAAAACGgacatataaatatatacacatgaATACAGGTATTTACAAATATgaatatttgtatatatacaggCATTTACAtaagtacatatatatatatatatatatatatatatatataagtatacgTGAGTATGTGCGTGCGATTCCGGGACGGATGAAGATGTGTCGCCTGTTGTGTTTTCGCGTACGCATTTGTGGCAGCATGAGGAGAGCTGCGGTGGCGGGGAGGAGAATCGCTTTTTCGTGGACGTgaaaggaaaacaggaagaaggagcTGGACGAGCAGAAGAGGGCCGCGAGGAACCGCTCTCGCgtggggtgtatgtacaccccaaCACATGCAGGGAGGAAGCCGGCGAGGGtcagacagagggagaggatgAGGAGCGCGCCttcggagagaagcgccgaggaggcggcagcTCGCAGACGCAGGATTGGCGCGGCAGAAACCCAGAAGTTTGCGACGTAGTCTTCAAAGACGCCGCGATGGAAAGGGAAGATGCGCCTGTAGAGCGTcccgagagcggcgagaagagaagtaTGCGCGTCGCGAGTCTCTCCCTGCGGCCTctcgggaagaaggaaggagggCAACACATCCTGAGACGTGGCCTGTtgctgcgagagagacagaggccggGGAGGatgaagaaaaaagggaaagaggagcaTGAATGCAGTCAAGAGGACAACCGCACCCAGACACAAGACGCGTCTTACACACGTGAGGAGCGACAAGCGATACGTCCGAGGCTCCTGCAAACCtgagaacaagagaaaggaTATATTCAGAAAACGGTTCCTCTTTAACACCAGCGGTGTTCCGCCTCTCtatttgcatgcgtttggaGACTGTCaagcgaagcggagacagcgtaAACCTGGGGAGAAGTAGAATAGAGGATGCGGTTTTTTCATTCCAAACTCTGCTTACACCCTTGGAAGTGAACGCGCTGAGTTgcgcgagacagcaaaaccgcgaagaaggcaggggCGAAATAGAGGGTTGTCTGCTTGAATAGTAGAGCAAGAGTGAAACctgagacagagaaaaagaaaaagatggagacagaacagtgatggagagagaaagaagggaaagacaagTGATGGACacaaagcgagaaagagagagaggagagagagatagaaaaAGGCGCACAAAAGAGACCCAAACCCGAAACGgtcttttgcgtctctcgaaGTAACATCTCTGAGACACGCGGCACGCGCGAGACGACACCAACCATTACATTATAACTATCTACCtgcatataaataaataaataaatatatatatatatatatatatataggtttaACGACACAGTGACCGTGGGTGTAGAGTTTGGGGGTGTTTTTCCGTGTGCAAAGAGAGGAGTTGTCGGAGAaagtgaggaaggagacttACAAACGGCGCAGAGGAGATCCTTTCGGCGCAGGAGgagcgcagcggctgctACCACGAAACCCAGCGCCACGCCGTTGTACTGGTAGTGGCCAtcgtcgacgaggaggagcggaggcgagagaagaaggagaagaagcgcgaggaaggcctgcgtctctggcgACGCACACGCGCAAGGAGAACGCGTGAagcggccgaggcagaaagaccacagggagaaggcggcagagcgagacgtagaaacagaaggcgaacAAGCGCTGGACGCATCCCCGCACCCACGTATCCTgacgctgtctctcccgtcttcctcttcgtcttcttcctctgtgtcttcatGTCGCCGTTCAGGAGCTGGCGACGACAGAGTGCAGAAATAGAGGGAGGCGAATCcaaagacgaggaagtcgAAGATGACGACAGTCCAGCGCATGAACACGCGGAGGAGATCTTCTTCAATTCCGCGGAACTGAGGAAGAGCCGAATCGTCCTCTTCACGCGTCGCAGAAGAGCcttccttccgtctctgtctgtcgcGCTCCGCTTCAGCccctctgtgtctgtttctctcttcttgtccaCTTTTATTCgtcggtttcctctcgacgTGATTTccccctcctccctctcttcgatCGCCCCTCGGCGCCAATCTCCACTCTccaccttcttcctcaccacgccgcgcctcccgttcctctctccctcccacCCCTGTTTCGTGTTCATGCTCTTCTTggtctcctgcgtctgtATCACCTTCCTCCTTGCCTTCTCtatcttcttttctttctgtgtctcctctcggcaTGTGCAAGCGCGCGTGACGTCGCCACGTCCAAAAACTCATGGACGGCGGAtgaacgaggaaggcaaacGGGGCGAGGAACCCTGCGAAAAAGGCACTGAGCGGCGGGTAGTCTAAAGGCCACCAGAGCCGCTGAGTCCTGGCGTGCATGTGCAAGgcctcccctttttctcgccgatCTTCGTGCAGCTGAAGCGGCAGCTCGGAGACTCCGCGACTGCGCCTCCCCGCAAccggcagagaggcacggagagaatcggaagagaaagaatctgcagacgaagaagatggagaagtTTGTGGAGAGATGGTGTACGTCCCGTAGGTGTACCAGAAGGCGATCGGGAGATTGAACGCAATCTCCATCCAGTGGCGCTGCGCTTCGAAGTCGCCGTATCCTGAACAGGCCGCATCAAAAACAAATCTCTGTCAATGCATGCCTTTGTTATCTTTGTTCGCAGTCcgttgcgtgtgtgtctgccgCCCCGCCTCTTCCGATTCCGCTTCAGGAATACCACTTCCTATAAATAAACGGTCCTGCCTACCCAACTTTAGAATCCGAAACTCGGACACTCTCCCGTTCCTTCGggtcttccttcgtctcttttttcttttctttctcctcgccgctcgcgcccgttccttctcgtgcccgttccctctcgcttccgagCCGTTTGTCCTTTGTCGCGCTTTAcccgtttgcatgcgtccctCGCCGCTGTAGGGATGGAGGCCCAAAGCAGCCCGTAGGAGGAgcacgaagaggaggaggagacaaacTGTCGGTTTGCCGAGCCCTCTGAGTTTCTGCAGAGTTGCACACAGCCAGAAGGCGTCGCGGttctctctggtttctcttcgcgcgcctcgcctctctgtcgagcAACGCATCG from Neospora caninum Liverpool complete genome, chromosome VIIb includes:
- a CDS encoding ALG6, ALG8 glycosyltransferase family domain-containing protein, encoding MRRRDRAQRRPSGDDGEDQPRLGLPRSSPFSLSDPSSPSSSPRPSSVSPPLQPASAPLFFVPFLRLPQHSPPCSDSVFSSSLAAALTHPRAGIFLSRCLTELQQLRMHTQPFASLSSLSSLSALEARTSDSAAVRRLDERRERAENLLPHVFLNAPARLSNLLAAQQRKAEDREEGGGAQVPRMQTETDEKATHTGETDAPRSPACRTCGGFALQVYIHLNGLLGWPENGEEEISETWVRSSEGSSAPFSALSQDGVKAERQTECRERDSSATETERCMRQQTESRFLLHFTLEVYADHPFESPCLFFRRLVSLADLIDSKQPEHLPCGSHPCPSSFPHASRARCSTARASLHPWPRCRVLAEEMKARLVGLTARRPSAFLTQSVLSESWMPSLSLVLLLRRLCAFLLVLSLQLTEQRAALPPSPETREQTVGRAKDSRVEREAMRCSTERRGARRETRENRDAFWLCATLQKLRGLGKPTVCLLLLFVLLLRAALGLHPYSGEGRMQTGYGDFEAQRHWMEIAFNLPIAFWYTYGTYTISPQTSPSSSSADSFSSDSLRASLPVAGRRSRGVSELPLQLHEDRREKGEALHMHARTQRLWWPLDYPPLSAFFAGFLAPFAFLVHPPSMSFWTWRRHARLHMPRGDTERKEDREGKEEGDTDAGDQEEHEHETGVGGREEREARRGEEEGGEWRLAPRGDRREGGGGNHVERKPTNKSGQEERNRHRGAEAERDRQRRKEGSSATREEDDSALPQFRGIEEDLLRVFMRWTVVIFDFLVFGFASLYFCTLSSPAPERRHEDTEEEDEEEDGRDSVRIRGCGDASSACSPSVSTSRSAAFSLWSFCLGRFTRSPCACASPETQAFLALLLLLLSPPLLLVDDGHYQYNGVALGFVVAAAALLLRRKDLLCAVCFTLALLFKQTTLYFAPAFFAVLLSRATQRVHFQGSDFGCMYSLMATFSLFHLMEKDALVFPAVLLLLAFFFLSSLLVPHLRPPAPPFDLRVSLSSLCSQRAVFLSTQISGGNKVFPSSLSAPRSPFSASAYSGSRFSRHRDFSAPSRLLSEVVPALLQLPGFPMRRVYIHLRFAVATMRASLFPASLVVSPAASASSRSEARDSRLRSSATQILASLLSRKRAELDSLRAQEAAVYIHLAEVLNCSGMDLVGGTAEEKEGVSAGLARRCRMHSRSAWLSRLFLLLSPAGGLVAAAVLAILQVRAVRVSKPGAL